The Desulfohalovibrio reitneri genome contains a region encoding:
- a CDS encoding Mu transposase C-terminal domain-containing protein encodes MQKLKLHEAKESTAENASGTSVQLDDRRKRVAAARLDLVNLYLDWLAKQGKGVEQRESFIRAYQVGMWPQLLETIGPKVSWKTLERWKKSAERGGLAAVADKRGLTRKGSRRLTEHQKQMLIRFWLQPGQPSIASAYREANKALAFEGGELIQSERTARRFLLEDFYPYHYGDSVYTREGAKAWNDRCAFFIERDYSLIEVGDILVADGHKLNFEIINPTTGKPQRMEMVLWYDMRSNFPMGWEIMPSENTQCIAAAFRRACLLLGKFPKVAYLDNGRAFRSKYFNDIDLRETGLGGLFAELGVQTLFAWPYHGQSKTVERFFGTFAELERWAPSYTGTSIATKPARMLRGEKVHRDIYEKSGARPLTLIEAHQAIAMFFDEYIARPQKGHLAGQSPLEVFQDGRGPGLGDADLVKLRDLMLTKTVRSVQRNGVSLFGRTYYAPELYNRRHPVTVKYDPQDLDADGEVARVLVYDTDGRPICCAEKTRKYHPAARILGNEQDVADLTQAIEFRKGQERQASRYCRTLLERVVIPETQRRMELVAEHGQERPTAQPENTEPTQAEVLAIEDAQAKASARRSSRPAYTPPEQVREITDELSKYEYLFNIRHRDGIELRESDAQFMEQFEASPDYPEARYSKLLRVFNHWNSASAAS; translated from the coding sequence TTGCAAAAACTCAAGCTCCATGAGGCCAAGGAGTCCACGGCAGAAAACGCCTCCGGGACGTCGGTTCAACTGGATGATCGGCGGAAGCGTGTGGCGGCGGCGCGGTTGGACCTGGTGAATCTGTACCTGGATTGGCTGGCCAAGCAGGGGAAGGGGGTCGAGCAGCGCGAGTCGTTCATCCGTGCTTATCAGGTCGGAATGTGGCCGCAGTTGCTGGAGACCATCGGCCCCAAAGTCAGCTGGAAGACTCTGGAGCGCTGGAAGAAATCAGCCGAGCGGGGCGGATTGGCCGCTGTTGCTGACAAGCGGGGCCTGACGCGCAAGGGCTCCAGGCGACTGACCGAGCACCAGAAGCAAATGTTGATCCGCTTCTGGCTCCAGCCCGGCCAGCCCTCCATCGCCAGCGCCTACCGGGAGGCCAACAAGGCGCTGGCTTTCGAGGGCGGCGAGCTGATCCAAAGCGAGCGCACGGCACGGCGCTTCTTGCTTGAAGACTTCTATCCATACCACTACGGCGACTCCGTCTACACCAGGGAAGGCGCGAAGGCCTGGAATGACCGGTGCGCCTTTTTCATTGAGCGTGATTACAGCCTCATCGAGGTCGGTGACATTCTGGTGGCGGACGGCCACAAACTCAACTTCGAGATCATCAACCCCACCACAGGCAAGCCGCAGCGCATGGAGATGGTGCTTTGGTACGACATGCGGAGCAACTTCCCCATGGGCTGGGAGATCATGCCCAGCGAGAACACCCAGTGCATCGCAGCCGCGTTCCGCCGGGCCTGCCTGCTGCTGGGCAAGTTTCCCAAGGTGGCCTACCTGGATAATGGCCGCGCTTTCCGGTCCAAGTATTTCAACGACATAGACTTACGTGAAACCGGGTTGGGAGGCCTGTTCGCCGAACTCGGCGTCCAGACGTTGTTCGCCTGGCCCTACCACGGCCAATCCAAGACGGTGGAACGATTCTTCGGGACGTTCGCCGAGTTGGAACGGTGGGCTCCCAGCTATACCGGCACGTCCATCGCCACCAAGCCCGCACGCATGCTGCGCGGGGAAAAGGTGCACCGGGACATCTACGAAAAGTCCGGGGCGCGGCCGCTGACCCTGATCGAGGCGCACCAGGCCATTGCCATGTTCTTCGACGAGTACATCGCACGGCCGCAAAAGGGGCACCTGGCGGGCCAGTCTCCGCTCGAGGTCTTCCAGGACGGGCGGGGGCCTGGGTTGGGCGATGCCGACCTGGTCAAGCTGCGAGACCTGATGCTGACCAAGACTGTGCGGAGCGTGCAGCGCAATGGCGTGTCCTTGTTCGGCCGCACGTATTACGCGCCGGAACTCTACAACCGGCGGCATCCCGTCACGGTCAAATACGATCCACAGGATCTGGACGCGGACGGTGAAGTGGCCCGGGTGCTGGTGTACGACACCGACGGACGCCCCATTTGCTGCGCCGAGAAGACCCGCAAGTACCACCCGGCGGCGCGCATCCTGGGTAATGAGCAGGACGTGGCCGATCTGACGCAGGCCATTGAGTTTCGCAAAGGGCAAGAGCGTCAGGCCAGTCGGTATTGCCGGACGTTGCTGGAGCGGGTTGTCATCCCAGAGACCCAGCGGCGCATGGAATTGGTGGCCGAGCACGGGCAGGAGCGCCCGACAGCACAGCCCGAAAACACCGAGCCCACCCAGGCGGAAGTCCTGGCCATTGAGGATGCCCAGGCCAAGGCCAGCGCACGCCGGTCTTCCCGCCCCGCCTACACCCCGCCTGAACAGGTCCGCGAAATCACCGACGAACTGTCCAAGTACGAATATCTCTTCAATATCCGCCACCGCGACGGCATCGAACTGCGGGAGTCAGACGCTCAGTTCATGGAGCAATTCGAAGCCAGTCCAGACTACCCGGAGGCCCGTTATTCCAAGCTGTTGCGAGTGTTCAACCATTGGAATTCCGCTTCCGCGGCCAGCTAA
- a CDS encoding helix-turn-helix domain-containing protein has protein sequence MKEVRIARRRKKLTHPIGSGRERRPWDIRRWLNNQGYTIKDLAGELGVTPSAVSHTIRGARNHRKVLELLRHLGCPTKYLALPEDMQDEAA, from the coding sequence ATGAAGGAAGTCCGAATTGCGCGTCGGAGGAAAAAGCTCACTCACCCCATCGGCTCCGGGCGTGAGCGGCGTCCCTGGGATATCCGCAGATGGCTGAACAACCAGGGATACACGATCAAGGATTTGGCTGGAGAGCTTGGCGTCACTCCTTCCGCGGTGAGCCACACCATCCGGGGCGCGAGGAACCATAGGAAGGTTTTGGAGTTGCTGCGTCACCTGGGCTGCCCAACGAAATACCTAGCCTTGCCCGAAGACATGCAGGACGAGGCGGCGTGA
- a CDS encoding LexA family transcriptional regulator, with translation MVETSGRQDSTEAAAILDRLIQASPDGTTHSLATILGVTPQAVYKSKSQGKVPSSWIVDVGRATGVSLDWLCYGEKKRPEVGSEKPEVCKPDVVMVPKVRARLSAGGGSFETSADVVGRYAFKSPWIRSKGRPDQMVLMDVYGDSMEPEIKEGDTVLIDQSQSDVLAGGIYAIGIGEEVVVKFVDRWPGRFVLRSKNPEYPAVELDMEQLRDQIRIIGRVIWWCREAR, from the coding sequence ATGGTTGAAACCTCAGGTCGTCAGGATTCAACTGAGGCTGCCGCAATTCTGGACCGACTAATTCAGGCCTCACCTGACGGCACAACTCACTCTTTGGCCACAATTCTGGGGGTCACCCCCCAGGCCGTCTATAAGTCCAAATCTCAAGGCAAGGTTCCGTCGTCGTGGATCGTCGACGTAGGAAGGGCAACCGGGGTCTCATTGGACTGGCTATGTTACGGAGAAAAGAAAAGACCTGAGGTTGGCAGTGAAAAACCAGAGGTTTGCAAACCTGATGTTGTGATGGTTCCTAAAGTTCGAGCCAGACTCTCAGCTGGAGGTGGTTCATTCGAAACCAGCGCGGATGTGGTGGGGCGCTACGCCTTTAAGAGCCCCTGGATTCGGAGCAAGGGAAGGCCTGACCAAATGGTGCTTATGGACGTGTACGGCGACTCCATGGAGCCAGAAATCAAGGAAGGCGATACAGTTCTGATTGATCAATCCCAATCCGATGTCCTAGCTGGTGGGATATATGCGATAGGGATCGGCGAAGAGGTCGTGGTCAAGTTCGTTGACCGCTGGCCAGGCCGTTTTGTTCTTAGGTCTAAGAACCCTGAGTACCCAGCAGTCGAACTGGATATGGAACAACTGAGAGACCAAATACGTATTATAGGTCGCGTGATTTGGTGGTGCAGGGAGGCGAGATGA
- a CDS encoding 4Fe-4S double cluster binding domain-containing protein, which produces MHLNARERAIQDIKKELIEQVREWGADVVGVADTARLEGIGTRPDDLLEGWPRAVVMGVRLSGGVMDTVKDGPTELYSQHYQRVNALLDDVATKLMGWIQKRGGQALPMPASQILCEETFHSYLSHKAVALAAGIGWQGKSTLLVTPKFGPRLRLVTVLTDLDLPPDEPMKNLCGKCTICADACPAGAIKGEKTDYHFASRDAALDLDACVSQLNRFSQADHITPYLCGVCVASCPWGKKKKKKKRAEGKTGRLAKV; this is translated from the coding sequence ATGCATTTAAACGCCAGGGAGCGAGCTATTCAGGATATCAAGAAGGAATTGATCGAGCAGGTGCGCGAGTGGGGAGCGGACGTGGTGGGCGTGGCTGACACGGCCCGTCTGGAGGGCATTGGGACACGGCCGGACGACCTGCTCGAGGGGTGGCCCCGGGCGGTCGTCATGGGTGTGCGCTTGTCCGGCGGGGTGATGGACACGGTGAAGGACGGCCCCACGGAACTCTACTCCCAGCACTACCAGCGGGTGAACGCCCTCTTGGACGACGTCGCCACAAAGCTGATGGGGTGGATACAGAAGCGGGGCGGGCAGGCGCTGCCCATGCCCGCGAGCCAGATTCTTTGCGAGGAGACCTTCCATTCCTACCTGTCCCACAAGGCGGTGGCCCTGGCGGCGGGGATTGGCTGGCAGGGCAAGTCGACGCTGCTGGTCACTCCCAAGTTCGGGCCGCGCTTGCGGCTGGTGACGGTGCTGACCGACCTGGACCTGCCCCCGGACGAACCGATGAAGAACCTCTGCGGCAAATGCACCATCTGCGCCGACGCCTGCCCGGCCGGAGCCATCAAAGGCGAGAAAACCGACTACCACTTCGCCAGCCGCGACGCGGCCCTGGACCTGGACGCCTGCGTGAGCCAGCTCAACCGCTTCTCCCAGGCCGACCACATTACCCCCTACCTCTGCGGCGTCTGCGTCGCCTCCTGCCCGTGGGGCAAGAAAAAGAAGAAGAAAAAACGGGCTGAGGGGAAGACGGGGCGGTTGGCAAAGGTGTGA
- a CDS encoding O-antigen ligase family protein yields MTPPSAHSPLRRRAALSCLALAYLGLCIYAAGAPFSISLREIGGSTASGAVVLYYLLDWRGARLPRTPLLWAFLAFAAVLVLQTVHTIHPSLSGYALTHAGYKALLLFAAGMEAIRTRRQLLALAGVFGLAALVEGSLGTVQWITGVEPLTGDPLYGSTRLTGTMSTPRVGNWLSMAIPAALGLWGLLPRSWPSRLRSLVLALVLVPSVVTLVGSQTRSAWLGTAAALGLLGLLRLGWKKALGIGLLVLILAVSLFPNRFTPEVIRQAPRTEIWATALETFAERPVLGWGLNTFNPAYKQLGITLQRSPADLPHPHNIYLQLLVDGGLLGFLAGLAFLWGAAWWCLRAVRLPARPPSSPGGEGWLWAAQCFTASYVGYLVTAATAHNLFRTWWLGTAMTILGCALAGAWLAREAGERKE; encoded by the coding sequence ATGACCCCACCCAGCGCCCATTCCCCCCTGCGCAGGCGGGCCGCCCTCTCCTGTTTGGCCCTGGCCTACCTCGGCCTGTGCATCTACGCGGCGGGTGCGCCTTTTTCCATTTCCCTGCGCGAAATCGGCGGCTCCACCGCCTCGGGCGCGGTGGTCCTCTACTACCTGCTGGACTGGCGCGGAGCCAGGCTGCCCCGGACCCCCCTGCTGTGGGCCTTCCTCGCCTTCGCCGCCGTGCTGGTCCTGCAGACCGTCCACACCATCCACCCCTCTCTCAGCGGCTACGCCCTGACCCACGCCGGGTACAAGGCGCTGCTGCTCTTCGCCGCGGGCATGGAGGCCATCCGCACGCGCCGCCAGCTCCTGGCCCTGGCCGGGGTATTCGGCCTGGCCGCCTTGGTGGAAGGAAGCCTGGGGACGGTGCAGTGGATCACCGGCGTGGAACCGCTCACCGGCGATCCACTGTACGGGTCAACCAGGCTGACCGGAACCATGTCCACCCCCCGGGTGGGCAACTGGCTGTCCATGGCCATCCCCGCCGCCCTTGGCCTGTGGGGATTGCTGCCCCGCTCCTGGCCTTCACGGCTCCGTTCCCTGGTCCTGGCCCTGGTCCTGGTTCCTTCCGTCGTCACCCTCGTCGGCTCGCAGACCCGTTCCGCCTGGCTGGGCACCGCCGCCGCCCTGGGCCTCCTCGGCCTGTTGCGGCTGGGCTGGAAAAAGGCCCTGGGCATCGGCCTGCTGGTCCTCATCCTGGCCGTCAGCCTCTTCCCCAACCGCTTCACGCCGGAGGTAATCCGGCAAGCCCCGCGCACGGAAATCTGGGCCACGGCCCTGGAGACCTTCGCAGAACGGCCCGTCCTGGGCTGGGGGCTGAACACCTTCAACCCCGCCTACAAGCAGCTCGGCATCACTCTGCAACGCTCACCCGCCGACCTGCCCCACCCGCACAATATCTACCTGCAACTCCTGGTGGACGGCGGCCTCCTCGGCTTTCTGGCCGGGCTGGCCTTCCTCTGGGGGGCGGCCTGGTGGTGCCTACGGGCCGTGCGGCTCCCCGCGCGCCCGCCCTCATCCCCCGGCGGGGAAGGCTGGCTCTGGGCCGCCCAATGCTTCACCGCCTCCTACGTGGGCTACCTGGTCACCGCCGCCACGGCCCACAACCTCTTCCGCACCTGGTGGCTCGGCACCGCCATGACCATACTCGGCTGCGCCCTGGCCGGAGCCTGGCTGGCACGGGAAGCCGGAGAGAGGAAAGAGTAG
- a CDS encoding cupin domain-containing protein, protein MDHPKIDIEPLPVTEEFRRQKRLIQERGELALIEDGPAFHHLACFSLNPGQGLYRGGHYHETKVERFYVVQGELLVECHDMDDGQRFEVRLRAGDRAVVHPRLAHRFSAVESAWVIEYYEGTFDPDDDKPFHGW, encoded by the coding sequence ATGGACCACCCCAAGATCGACATCGAACCCCTGCCGGTGACCGAGGAATTCCGCCGCCAAAAACGGCTTATCCAGGAACGCGGCGAACTGGCCCTCATCGAGGACGGCCCGGCCTTCCACCACCTGGCCTGCTTCTCCCTCAACCCCGGCCAAGGGCTGTACCGGGGCGGGCACTACCACGAGACCAAGGTGGAACGCTTTTACGTGGTGCAGGGCGAACTGCTGGTGGAGTGCCATGACATGGACGACGGCCAGCGGTTCGAGGTCCGGCTCCGCGCCGGGGACCGCGCGGTGGTCCATCCCCGTCTGGCCCACCGTTTCTCGGCCGTCGAGTCCGCCTGGGTCATCGAATACTACGAGGGTACCTTCGACCCGGACGACGACAAGCCATTCCACGGCTGGTAG
- a CDS encoding M48 family metallopeptidase, whose protein sequence is MRFPAKDGLPPFSLRENPRSRRVTLRLTPGGELRLTVPPGFDPAMAHHVVEARRDWIERCMDKLGRPGGSPPDPPDELRLRAADESWRVDYAERGQGPVRLRTNAGGRLLVSGGLADRQAVRRALLDFCRARGRDILPGLAEELAREAGEDLAGVTVRAQRSRWGSCSSRGSLSLNAKLLFLPQRVAVYVIRHELAHLRHLNHSPAFWERVTELEPDWRAREKELKESRFLVPGFLG, encoded by the coding sequence ATGCGTTTTCCGGCCAAAGACGGCCTGCCTCCCTTCAGCCTGCGCGAAAACCCCCGGTCCAGGCGCGTTACTCTGCGCCTGACGCCGGGCGGCGAGCTGCGCCTGACCGTGCCGCCCGGCTTCGACCCCGCCATGGCCCACCATGTGGTTGAGGCCCGGCGGGACTGGATAGAACGCTGCATGGACAAGCTGGGCAGGCCGGGCGGATCGCCGCCGGACCCCCCTGATGAGTTGCGCCTGCGGGCGGCGGACGAGTCCTGGCGGGTGGACTACGCCGAGCGCGGCCAGGGGCCGGTGCGGCTGCGGACCAATGCTGGAGGTCGGTTGCTGGTCTCCGGCGGGCTGGCCGACCGCCAGGCGGTGCGCCGCGCCCTGCTCGACTTCTGCCGGGCCCGGGGCCGGGACATCCTGCCCGGGCTGGCCGAGGAGCTGGCCCGCGAGGCCGGGGAGGATCTGGCCGGGGTCACTGTGCGCGCCCAGCGCAGCCGCTGGGGAAGCTGCTCCAGCCGGGGGAGCCTCAGCCTCAACGCCAAGCTGCTCTTCCTGCCGCAGCGGGTGGCGGTCTACGTCATCCGGCACGAACTGGCCCACCTGCGCCACCTCAACCACTCCCCAGCCTTCTGGGAACGGGTGACGGAACTGGAGCCGGACTGGCGAGCAAGGGAAAAGGAACTCAAGGAATCCCGGTTTCTTGTGCCAGGTTTTCTGGGTTGA
- a CDS encoding DUF342 domain-containing protein — protein MKPGKPGTDRNSGGLAEQLRASGLVLLGDPECPVFKGDVVASLEDGVASGEISVSAKYFQHDKSRGVLQAKGFGLLALKDGELVVRPLLKVVEEKTAIKASLHHCAFDGGEVTTGRISGVLESMGFGVPVDRDAVDAALAEAKRTGNPSQSIIIARGERPEEGEPGRFEPAESEEAEAGNDLACFDPRERSCFRKVAEGEVLGRLVPPKPGKAGTDVFGNVIPPCESGEASGVTVGQGAELDEGGETVRATTPGLVSWRGNELNVLDALEIQGDVDFSTGNISLDKGSVLIKGSVIDGFRVEAPGDVTVKGNVQAATISAGGSVMVGCGILSGEHGGVYAGGPVRAQFMENSCVAAGGDITVAHNITNCHVQTEGKIVCTRGKGVVQGGTLNAFQGVECNEVGSEYGVVTTIRIGPQETSQDRKELLAKRQKIKDHLAKLDNALGTGDAREILERTPVDQRERVVKLLKYRSTLHSQQREIKCLLDEERRCFLDCTRATLKARRVVYPGARVVMLGRTLKIEETKHAPTIRFSMENMRFEIG, from the coding sequence ATGAAGCCGGGCAAGCCCGGGACCGACCGGAATTCCGGCGGCCTCGCCGAACAGTTGCGGGCCTCGGGGCTGGTTCTGCTGGGCGATCCGGAATGCCCCGTGTTCAAGGGCGACGTGGTGGCCAGCCTGGAAGACGGCGTGGCCTCCGGCGAAATCTCCGTTTCCGCCAAATATTTCCAGCACGACAAGAGCCGGGGCGTTCTTCAGGCCAAAGGCTTCGGCCTGCTGGCGCTCAAGGACGGCGAACTGGTCGTGCGCCCTCTGCTCAAAGTGGTGGAGGAAAAGACCGCCATCAAGGCCAGCCTGCACCACTGCGCCTTTGACGGCGGGGAAGTCACCACCGGGCGCATTTCCGGCGTGCTTGAATCCATGGGCTTCGGCGTGCCAGTGGACCGCGACGCCGTGGACGCCGCCCTGGCCGAAGCCAAGCGCACCGGCAACCCCTCCCAAAGCATCATCATCGCCCGGGGCGAACGGCCCGAGGAAGGCGAACCCGGCCGCTTCGAGCCAGCCGAGTCCGAGGAGGCGGAAGCCGGAAACGACCTTGCCTGCTTCGACCCGCGCGAGCGCAGCTGCTTCCGCAAAGTGGCCGAAGGCGAGGTCCTCGGCCGCCTTGTCCCCCCCAAGCCCGGCAAGGCCGGCACCGACGTATTCGGCAACGTCATCCCCCCCTGCGAATCCGGGGAAGCCAGCGGTGTGACCGTGGGCCAGGGCGCGGAACTGGACGAGGGTGGAGAAACCGTGCGGGCCACCACCCCCGGCCTTGTCTCCTGGCGCGGCAACGAACTCAACGTGCTGGACGCCCTGGAAATCCAGGGCGACGTGGACTTCTCCACCGGCAACATCAGCCTGGACAAGGGCAGCGTCCTGATAAAAGGCTCCGTTATCGACGGCTTCCGGGTGGAAGCCCCCGGCGACGTCACGGTCAAGGGCAACGTCCAGGCCGCCACCATCAGCGCGGGCGGCTCCGTCATGGTGGGCTGCGGCATCCTGTCCGGAGAACACGGCGGCGTCTACGCGGGCGGTCCGGTCCGGGCGCAGTTCATGGAAAATTCATGCGTGGCCGCGGGAGGCGACATCACCGTGGCCCACAACATCACCAACTGCCACGTGCAAACCGAGGGCAAAATCGTCTGTACACGCGGCAAAGGCGTTGTCCAGGGGGGCACACTCAACGCCTTCCAGGGCGTGGAATGCAACGAGGTGGGCTCGGAATACGGCGTTGTCACAACCATCCGCATCGGCCCCCAGGAAACCTCGCAGGACCGCAAGGAACTCCTGGCCAAACGGCAAAAAATCAAGGACCACCTGGCCAAGCTGGACAACGCCCTGGGAACCGGAGACGCCCGCGAAATCCTGGAACGCACCCCCGTGGACCAGCGCGAGCGCGTGGTCAAACTCCTCAAATACCGCTCCACCCTCCATAGCCAGCAACGCGAAATCAAATGCCTCCTGGACGAGGAACGCCGCTGCTTTCTCGACTGCACCCGCGCCACCCTTAAAGCGCGCCGAGTCGTCTATCCCGGCGCACGCGTCGTCATGCTCGGACGTACCCTCAAAATCGAGGAAACCAAACACGCCCCCACGATACGCTTCAGCATGGAAAACATGCGGTTCGAAATCGGCTGA
- a CDS encoding OmpA family protein — MNEIRVVFAGVFLAVLLAASGASAAMEAKVDRFAFQVDTSGSMRGCTAGGAAMSKAEQARDLLARVNKALPELDWRAGLATSSPYRELLTSARYTTEGYGQAIDMLPGAGGYMFGNPTTLGDGLRGFGADNPDFDAPSALILMSDGANNQGRNPVAMAEGVVEDNPGMCLYAVSYAETGNGRALLEKIVAEADCGEVFDATDLDSEQGLNSFVQKVFLKEGKDTDGDGVDDADDRCPGTPAGVEVDQYGCPFDTDKDGVPDYRDKCPGTPTGAPVDADGCALDSDGDGVIDFYDKCPGTPKQMKVDETGCAIPTTITLDIQFDVDSAEIKPAYRAELDRIGRLLRDHPGAMVEIGGHTDSTGSAAYNEKLSQRRAESVKSYIENNFNIDGDRLDARGYGESRPVASNQTKAGRAGNRRVEAKVSGTFEQR, encoded by the coding sequence ATGAACGAAATTCGAGTTGTTTTCGCGGGTGTGTTTTTGGCGGTGCTGCTGGCGGCTTCGGGCGCGTCGGCGGCCATGGAGGCCAAGGTGGACCGGTTCGCCTTTCAGGTGGACACGTCCGGTTCCATGCGGGGCTGCACGGCAGGCGGGGCCGCCATGAGCAAAGCGGAGCAGGCGCGCGACCTGCTTGCCCGGGTGAATAAGGCCCTGCCGGAGCTGGACTGGCGAGCGGGACTGGCCACATCCTCCCCGTACAGGGAGTTGCTGACCTCCGCCAGGTACACCACCGAGGGATACGGCCAGGCCATCGACATGCTGCCCGGCGCGGGCGGGTACATGTTCGGCAACCCCACCACCCTGGGCGACGGCCTGCGCGGGTTCGGGGCGGACAATCCGGACTTCGACGCGCCCTCGGCGCTGATTCTCATGTCCGACGGCGCCAACAACCAGGGCCGCAACCCCGTGGCCATGGCCGAGGGGGTGGTTGAGGACAATCCAGGCATGTGCCTGTACGCGGTGAGCTACGCCGAGACCGGCAACGGGCGCGCCTTGCTGGAGAAGATCGTGGCCGAGGCTGACTGCGGCGAGGTGTTCGACGCCACCGACCTCGATTCGGAGCAGGGGCTGAACAGTTTTGTTCAGAAGGTGTTCCTCAAGGAAGGCAAGGATACGGACGGCGACGGCGTTGACGACGCCGACGACCGCTGCCCCGGCACCCCGGCGGGGGTTGAGGTTGACCAGTACGGCTGCCCCTTCGACACGGACAAGGACGGCGTGCCCGACTACCGCGACAAGTGCCCAGGCACCCCCACCGGCGCCCCGGTTGACGCCGATGGCTGCGCCCTGGATTCCGACGGCGACGGGGTCATAGACTTTTACGACAAGTGCCCCGGCACGCCCAAGCAGATGAAGGTGGATGAGACCGGCTGCGCCATCCCCACCACCATCACCCTGGACATCCAGTTCGATGTGGACTCGGCCGAGATCAAGCCCGCTTACCGCGCCGAGCTGGATCGGATCGGCCGCCTGCTGCGCGACCATCCGGGCGCCATGGTGGAAATCGGCGGCCACACCGACTCCACCGGCTCCGCTGCCTACAACGAAAAGCTGTCCCAGCGCCGCGCCGAGAGCGTGAAGAGCTACATCGAGAACAACTTCAACATTGACGGCGACCGCCTGGATGCCAGGGGCTACGGCGAATCCCGGCCGGTGGCCTCCAACCAGACCAAGGCGGGGCGGGCCGGGAACCGCCGCGTGGAGGCCAAGGTCTCCGGCACCTTCGAACAGAGATAA
- a CDS encoding DUF2721 domain-containing protein, whose amino-acid sequence MQELVHALQAAIAPSVLISAFGLLLLSLTNRLGRPIDRTRQLLREVDAATGDDLGNLRQQIQVLTRRCRLLRTAIGLALAGVFCSAALMLTLFLLPVAPRPPLLPEGLFCAALLCLMGCLVFFFSDIRLTLRSLDLETSRHLPK is encoded by the coding sequence ATGCAAGAACTCGTTCACGCGCTGCAGGCGGCCATCGCGCCCAGCGTGCTCATATCCGCATTCGGCTTGCTGCTGCTTTCCCTGACCAACCGCCTGGGCCGCCCCATCGACCGGACGCGGCAACTGCTGCGTGAAGTGGATGCAGCCACAGGCGACGATCTGGGTAATCTGCGCCAGCAGATCCAGGTCCTCACCCGGCGCTGCCGCCTTTTGCGCACGGCCATCGGCCTGGCCCTGGCGGGCGTTTTCTGCTCCGCCGCCCTGATGCTCACGCTTTTCCTCCTCCCGGTCGCTCCGCGTCCACCGCTGCTGCCGGAAGGCCTGTTCTGCGCCGCGCTGCTCTGCCTCATGGGCTGCCTGGTATTCTTCTTTTCCGATATCCGGCTTACCCTGCGCAGCCTGGACCTGGAAACATCGCGGCACCTCCCAAAGTAG
- a CDS encoding CGGC domain-containing protein, which translates to MDKVLIIGCKNTMDDVCIGCSRCLVGFNRRDGMFERYGADAQLMGLLSCGGCPGAGIVQRLAQVKLWNAPLDESPTHIHVAPCLSDHCPHADDIVTKIQAKAGIEVIEGTHPYLPPVVFG; encoded by the coding sequence ATGGACAAGGTTCTGATCATCGGCTGCAAGAACACCATGGACGACGTGTGCATCGGGTGTTCCAGGTGTCTGGTGGGATTCAATCGGCGCGACGGCATGTTCGAGCGGTACGGTGCGGACGCACAGCTCATGGGCCTTTTGTCCTGCGGCGGGTGTCCCGGCGCGGGCATCGTGCAGCGTTTGGCGCAGGTGAAGTTGTGGAACGCGCCCCTGGACGAGTCGCCTACGCACATCCACGTGGCGCCCTGCTTATCCGACCACTGCCCCCACGCCGACGACATCGTGACCAAGATTCAGGCCAAGGCGGGTATCGAGGTCATCGAAGGCACGCATCCCTACCTGCCGCCCGTGGTATTCGGATAG